The Oncorhynchus nerka isolate Pitt River linkage group LG12, Oner_Uvic_2.0, whole genome shotgun sequence genome includes a region encoding these proteins:
- the LOC115138824 gene encoding D-aminoacyl-tRNA deacylase 2-like, producing MPQTHVLQQQTQRSRSTVSCQLCLRVPLHLSLWLTGLFGPLFTLELQGKSVTEKAGSPQARSVLQQCLYAMLQVKRADDQSDAEWVEIDRGMVYICFFKCATEDIIPKMANTLCEADSGKYVSVLDLPGSVLIVPQATLGGKAKGKGMQYHNNIGKEEGLQLYSNFVSFFEKELALSSKSSKIATNIKHGTYGNRQVLKLDTNGPCTHLMEF from the exons ATGCCTCAGACACACGTCCTTCAGCAGCAGACACAGAGATCAAG ATCTACAGTCTCCTGCCAGTTGTGTTTGAGAGTCCCTCTACATCTTAGCCTGTGGCTCACTGGGCTCTTTGGTCCCTTGTTTACTCTGGAGCTGCAGGGGAAGAG tGTGACTGAAAAGGCAGGTTCTCCACAAGCAAGATCTGTTCTTCAGCAGTGTCTCTATGCAATGCTTCAAGTCAAACGTGCAGATGATCAAtctgatgctgaatgggtggag ATTGACAGAGGGATGGTATATATCTGCTTTTTCAAATGTGCTACAGAGGACATTATCCCCAAAATGG CGAACACTCTGTGTGAGGCTGACTCTGGGAAGTATGTGTCAGTGCTGGACCTGCCTGGGAGCGTTCTCATCGTGCCTCAGGCTACACTGGGAGGCAAGGCCAAAGGGAAGGGCATGCAGTACCACAATAACATTGGGAAAGAAGAGGGCCTGCAGCTGTATTCTAACTTTGTCTCCTTCTTTGAGAAGGAACTGGCTTTGTCCAGTAAGAGTAGTAAGATTGCAACCAACATCAAACATGGAACTTATGGGAACAGACAAGTGCTGAAGCTGGATACCAACGGACCATGCACACACCTGATGGAGTTTTGA